Genomic window (Salinibacterium sp. M195):
AATTTTGGACCTCAAGAAGTCCACCTACGCCGAGCTGGGAAAACTTGCCCCAGAGCACACAATTTTCGCAACGAACTCCTCAACGTTGCTCCCCAGCGATATCAAGGATTCCACCGGTCGCGCCGACAAATTCTTGGCGCTGCACTTCGCCAACCAGATCTGGAAGTTCAACACTGCCGAGGTCATGGGCACGAGCGACACTGATCCTGCCGTCTTCGACGCGGTGGTTGAATTCGCGTCAGAAATCGGAATGGTTCCGATTCCGATCCACAAGGAAAAGGCTGGCTACGTACTCAACTCTTTGCTGGTCCCCTTCCTCAATGCTGCCGCTGAACTCGCTGCTGACGGCTACGCGGAGCCCGCGGATGTCGACAACACGTGGCGCATTGCTACCGGAGCCCCTATGGGCCCGTTCCAGATCTTCGACGTGATCGGGCTGACGACTCCGTACAACATCATGTCCAACGGCGACGAGAATACGAAGCGTTTTGCCGAGTGGATGAAGGCGGAATACATCGACAAGGGTTACTTGGGTGTTGCCTCAGGACGAGGTTTCTACACCTACACAAATTGATGGGGTGAAGTGCGGGGGAGTCAACCTTCCCCGTGCTCTCTTTCAGGCCACGCAATACCCAGCGACGGT
Coding sequences:
- a CDS encoding 3-hydroxyacyl-CoA dehydrogenase; amino-acid sequence: MTDIHQVTVLGTGVLGSQIAFQTAFSGFEVVAYDINEDALEKARARFDGLVSTYVADGVDGAADGKAQDALTRVRYSHDLADAVKDADLVIEAIPEILDLKKSTYAELGKLAPEHTIFATNSSTLLPSDIKDSTGRADKFLALHFANQIWKFNTAEVMGTSDTDPAVFDAVVEFASEIGMVPIPIHKEKAGYVLNSLLVPFLNAAAELAADGYAEPADVDNTWRIATGAPMGPFQIFDVIGLTTPYNIMSNGDENTKRFAEWMKAEYIDKGYLGVASGRGFYTYTN